One part of the Populus alba chromosome 18, ASM523922v2, whole genome shotgun sequence genome encodes these proteins:
- the LOC118052117 gene encoding uncharacterized protein produces the protein MLLRSSSTPILNSWIPPHSKEPSPEPESLHQIQITRSISLAASSSRPFSSISSQGHDSNERVKIAFSKNDLRDLSVPKRKPSNKILNGITADQEVDEEVEKKVSFWESGLLYEGFGVGEKGEGDNGVLGVLVTGGGGDGGGRKFCGGGGGFGSDFGDNGGSRFQESNEGIETTDVYYQTMIEANPGNPLFLRNYARFLKEIRLDFVKAEEYCGRAILANPNDADVLSMYADLIWQSHKNASRAESYFDRAVKAAPDDCYVMASYARFLWDAEEEEEEEEEGEQEHRENMSKLSPPTFFHGSRPPLPPLATSS, from the exons ATGCTTCTTAGGAGCTCATCAACGCCAATTCTGAATTCATGGATCCCTCCACACTCGAAAGAACCATCTCCAGAACCCGAATCCTTGCACCAAATCCAAATAACCCGATCCATTTCGTTGGCAGCATCATCTTCTAGaccattttcttccatttcttcaCAAGGCCATGATTCTAATGAAAGAGTGAAAATAGCCTTTTCCAAGAATGATTTAAGGGACCTCTCAGTGCCAAAGAGAAAACCCAGCAACAAAATATTGAATGGAATCACTGCTGACCAGGAAGTTGACGAAGAAGTGGAGAAAAAAGTGTCATTTTGGGAGAGTGGGTTGTTATATGAAGGGTTTGGGGTTGGAGAGAAGGGGGAGGGTGATAATGGGGTGTTAGGGGTTTTGGTGacgggtggtggtggtgatggtggtggaaGGAAGTtttgtggtggtggaggtggttTTGGGTCGGATTTTGGTGATAATGGAGGATCACGGTTTCAGGAGTCGAATGAGGGGATTGAAACTACCGATGTTTATTATCAGACGATGATTGAAGCCAATCCTGGGAATCCTCTTTTTCTCAGAAATTATGCAAGATTCTTGAAAGAG ATTCGTTTGGATTTTGTAAAAGCTGAAGAGTACTGTGGAAGAGCAATTCTAGCCAACCCTAATGATGCAGATGTTCTTTCAATGTATGCTGATTTGATATGGCAGAGTCATAAGAATGCTTCTCGTGCTGAATCTTATTTCGATCGAGCTGTTAAAGCTGCCCCCGATGATTG TTATGTGATGGCATCTTATGCTCGGTTTCTTTGGGATGctgaagaggaggaggaggaggaggaggagggggagCAGGAACACAGAGAAAATATGAGCAAATTGTCACCGCCAACTTTTTTCCATGGATCCAGGCCTCCTCTCCCTCCTTTAGCCACCTCATCTTGA